A genomic stretch from Falco naumanni isolate bFalNau1 chromosome 6, bFalNau1.pat, whole genome shotgun sequence includes:
- the BCLAF1 gene encoding bcl-2-associated transcription factor 1 isoform X2 → MGRSNSRSHSSRSKSRSQSSSRSRSRSHSRKKRYSSRSRSRTYSRSRSRDRVYSRDYRRDYRNNRGMRRPYGYRGRGRGYYQGGGGRYHRGGYRPVWNRRHSRSPRRGRSRSRSPKRRSVSSQRSRSRSRRSYRSSRSPRSSSSRSSSPYSKSPVSSKRRASLEKQAKKTEGAPLQDSPLKNKSQDEQKDTFEHDPSESLDDFNKSSAASGDIWPGLSAYDNSPRSPHSPSIATPPSQSSSCSDAPLLSTAHSAKDTPQHSHSIQHSPERSGSGSLGNGSSRYSPSQNSPLHHIPSRRSPAKTIPSQSAPREEARVRSFYPEGGEQDTTKGGKFMKRYTDEESRVYLLDRGNTREKEAQKERGSEKGRTEGEREWEEQETLDFFVDKETGKEKFNDSEGEDTEETEDYRQFRKSVLADQGKNFPTASHRNAEEEGTKYKSKISIKGNRESDGFRDEKSYKLKETGYVVERPSATKDKHKEEDKSSERIMMKKETQSPEQVKSEKLKELFDYSPPLHKNLDAREKSTFREESPLRIKMIASDSHRPEVKLKMAPVPLDDSNRPASLTKDRLLASTLVHSVKKEQEFRSIFDHIKLPQASKSTSESFIQHIVSLVHHVKEQYFKSAGMTLNERFTAYQKATEEHCTRQKSPEIHRRIDISPSTLRKHTRLAGEERVFKEESQKGDKKLRCDSADLRHDIDRRRKERSKERGDSKGSRESSGSRKQEKTPKDYKDYKSYKDDSKQKRDQDRARSSPSSSPSSSSSSSREEKDCKKERDEEFKTHHEQKEYSGFAGVNRPRGTFHDDRDDGVDYWAKRGRGRGTFQRGRGRFNFKKSGSSPKWTHDKYQGDGIVEDEEETIENNEEKDRRKEEKE, encoded by the exons ATGGGTCGATCTAACTCAAGATCACATTCTTCAAGATCCAAGTCCAGATCTCAGTCCAGCTCTAGGTCAAGATCCAGATCACATTCTAGAAAAAAGAGATACAG ttctAGGTCTCGGTCAAGGACATACTCACGATCTCGCAGCAGGGATCGTGTTTATTCTAGAGATTATCGCAGAGATTACAGAAATAATAGAGGAATGAGACGTCCCTATGGTTACAGAGGAAGAGGTAGAGGGTATTATCAAGGAGGAGGTGGTAGATACCATCGTGGAGGTTATAGGCCTGTCTGGAACCGAAGACACTCCCGAAGCCCTAGGCGTGGCCGTTCACGTTCCAGAAGTCCAAAACGAAGGTCTGTGTCTTCCCAGAGGTCCCGGAGCAGATCTCGTCGATCTTACAGATCTTCCAGGTCCCCAAGGTCCTCTTCATCTCGTTCTTCATCCCCATACAGCAAATCACCTGTCTCTTCCAAAAGACGTGCGTCTCTGGAAAAGCaggcaaagaaaactgaaggggCTCCTTTGCAAGATAGCcccttgaaaaataaatcacaagaTGAACAGAAAGATACATTTGAACATGACCCATCAGAGTCTCTTGACGATTTTAACAAATCATCAGCAGCTTCTGGCGACATTTGGCCTGGCCTTTCAGCATATGATAACAGTCCAAGGTCACCCCATAGTCCTTCTATTGCCACCCCACCTAGTCAGAGTTCATCTTGCTCTGATGCCCCTTTGCTTAGCACAGCTCACTCAGCAAAGGACACTCCTCAACATTCCCATTCCATTCAGCATAGTCCTGAGAGGTCTGGCTCTGGTTCTCTTGGAAATGGTTCTAGCCGTTATAGTCCTTCTCAGAATAGCCCATTGCATCATATCCCTTCAAGGAGAAGCCCTGCAAAGACAATCCCATCACAGAGCGCTCCCCGTGAGGAGGCTCGAGTGCGGTCATTTTATCCTGAAGGTGGTGAACAGGACACTACAAAAGGTGGAAAGTTTATGAAAAG GTACACAGATGAAGAGTCTAGAGTATACCTGCTTGATAGGGGTAATACCAGGGAAAAGGAGGCCCAGAAGGAGAGAGGATCAGAAAAAGggaggacagagggagaaagggaatgGGAGGAACAGGAAACCTTAGATTTTTTCGTTGATAAAGagactgggaaagaaaagtttaatGACTCTGAAGGGGAGGACACAGAGGAGACAGAGGATTACAGACAGTTCAGAAAGTCTGTCCTGGCAGATCAGGGTAAAAATTTTCCTACTGCATCTCACCGGAatgctgaggaggaaggaaccAAATACAAATCTAAAATATCAATCAAGGGCAATAGAGAGAGCGATGGATTTAGAGATGAGAAAAGTTATAAGCTTAAAGAGACTGGCTATGTAGTGGAAAGGCCTAGTGCAACAAAAGATAAGCACAAGGAAGAAGACAAGAGTTCTGAGAGAATAATGATGAAGAAAGAAACTCAGTCACCTGAGCAGGTAAAGTCTGAAAAGCTCAAAGAACTCTTTGATTACAGTCCCCCTCTACACAAGAATCTGGATGCGAGAGAAAAATCCACCTTCAGAGAGGAGAGCCCACTTAGGATCAAAATGATAGCCAGTGACTCCCATCGTCCTGAAGTTAAACTCAAAATGGCACCGGTACCTCTTGACGATTCCAATAG ACCTGCTTCCTTGACTAAAGACAGGCTGCTTGCTAGCACACTTGTCCATTCCGTCAAGAAGGAGCAAGAGTTCCGATCCATCTTTGACCACATTAAGTTGCCACAGGCCAGCAAAAGCACGTCAGAGTCATTTATTCAGCACATTGTGTCGTTGGTTCACCACGTCAAAG AGCAATACTTCAAGTCAGCTGGAATGACCCTAAATGAGAGGTTCACTGCATATCAAAAAGCTACTGAAGAACACTGCACCCGGCAAAAGAGCCCAGAAATACATAG gAGGATTGACATCTCTCCAAGTACCCTGAGGAAGCATACCCGTTTAGCAGGTGAAGAGAGAgtctttaaagaagaaagtcaAAAA GGAGATAAAAAATTAAGGTGCGATTCTGCTGATCTTCGTCATGACATTGACCGACGTAGGAAAGAGCGAAGTAAAGAACGAGGAGACTCAAAGGGTTCCAGGGAATCCAGTGGGTCaaggaagcaggagaaaacTCCAAAAGATTACAAGGATTACAAATCTTACAAAGATGACAG taaacaaAAAAGAGATCAAGACCGTGCTCGGTCCTCCCCATCTTCCTCTCCATCTTCTTCTTCATCCAGTTCTCGAGAAGAAAAGGattgcaagaaagaaagagatgaagaGTTCAAAACCCACCATGAACAGAAAGAATACTCTGGTTTTGCAGGGGTCAACAGGCCAAGAGGCACCTTT CATGATGACAGAGATGATGGTGTGGATTATTGGGCCAAAAGAGGAAGAGGCCGTGGTACTTTCCAGCGTGGCAGAGGGCGTTTTAACTTCAAAAAGTCAGGTAGCAGTCCAAAGTGGACACATGACAAGTATCAAGGGGATGGGATTGtggaagatgaagaagaaacgATTGagaataatgaagaaaaggaCAGACGCAAAGAGGAGAAG gAATAA
- the BCLAF1 gene encoding bcl-2-associated transcription factor 1 isoform X3 yields the protein MGRSNSRSHSSRSKSRSQSSSRSRSRSHSRKKRYSSRSRSRTYSRSRSRDRVYSRDYRRDYRNNRGMRRPYGYRGRGRGYYQGGGGRYHRGGYRPVWNRRHSRSPRRGRSRSRSPKRRSVSSQRSRSRSRRSYRSSRSPRSSSSRSSSPYSKSPVSSKRRASLEKQAKKTEGAPLQDSPLKNKSQDEQKDTFEHDPSESLDDFNKSSAASGDIWPGLSAYDNSPRSPHSPSIATPPSQSSSCSDAPLLSTAHSAKDTPQHSHSIQHSPERSGSGSLGNGSSRYSPSQNSPLHHIPSRRSPAKTIPSQSAPREEARVRSFYPEGGEQDTTKGGKFMKRYTDEESRVYLLDRGNTREKEAQKERGSEKGRTEGEREWEEQETLDFFVDKETGKEKFNDSEGEDTEETEDYRQFRKSVLADQGKNFPTASHRNAEEEGTKYKSKISIKGNRESDGFRDEKSYKLKETGYVVERPSATKDKHKEEDKSSERIMMKKETQSPEQVKSEKLKELFDYSPPLHKNLDAREKSTFREESPLRIKMIASDSHRPEVKLKMAPVPLDDSNRPASLTKDRLLASTLVHSVKKEQEFRSIFDHIKLPQASKSTSESFIQHIVSLVHHVKEQYFKSAGMTLNERFTAYQKATEEHCTRQKSPEIHRRIDISPSTLRKHTRLAGEERVFKEESQKGDKKLRCDSADLRHDIDRRRKERSKERGDSKGSRESSGSRKQEKTPKDYKDYKSYKDDSKQKRDQDRARSSPSSSPSSSSSSSREEKDCKKERDEEFKTHHEQKEYSGFAGVNRPRGTFFGLALLCV from the exons ATGGGTCGATCTAACTCAAGATCACATTCTTCAAGATCCAAGTCCAGATCTCAGTCCAGCTCTAGGTCAAGATCCAGATCACATTCTAGAAAAAAGAGATACAG ttctAGGTCTCGGTCAAGGACATACTCACGATCTCGCAGCAGGGATCGTGTTTATTCTAGAGATTATCGCAGAGATTACAGAAATAATAGAGGAATGAGACGTCCCTATGGTTACAGAGGAAGAGGTAGAGGGTATTATCAAGGAGGAGGTGGTAGATACCATCGTGGAGGTTATAGGCCTGTCTGGAACCGAAGACACTCCCGAAGCCCTAGGCGTGGCCGTTCACGTTCCAGAAGTCCAAAACGAAGGTCTGTGTCTTCCCAGAGGTCCCGGAGCAGATCTCGTCGATCTTACAGATCTTCCAGGTCCCCAAGGTCCTCTTCATCTCGTTCTTCATCCCCATACAGCAAATCACCTGTCTCTTCCAAAAGACGTGCGTCTCTGGAAAAGCaggcaaagaaaactgaaggggCTCCTTTGCAAGATAGCcccttgaaaaataaatcacaagaTGAACAGAAAGATACATTTGAACATGACCCATCAGAGTCTCTTGACGATTTTAACAAATCATCAGCAGCTTCTGGCGACATTTGGCCTGGCCTTTCAGCATATGATAACAGTCCAAGGTCACCCCATAGTCCTTCTATTGCCACCCCACCTAGTCAGAGTTCATCTTGCTCTGATGCCCCTTTGCTTAGCACAGCTCACTCAGCAAAGGACACTCCTCAACATTCCCATTCCATTCAGCATAGTCCTGAGAGGTCTGGCTCTGGTTCTCTTGGAAATGGTTCTAGCCGTTATAGTCCTTCTCAGAATAGCCCATTGCATCATATCCCTTCAAGGAGAAGCCCTGCAAAGACAATCCCATCACAGAGCGCTCCCCGTGAGGAGGCTCGAGTGCGGTCATTTTATCCTGAAGGTGGTGAACAGGACACTACAAAAGGTGGAAAGTTTATGAAAAG GTACACAGATGAAGAGTCTAGAGTATACCTGCTTGATAGGGGTAATACCAGGGAAAAGGAGGCCCAGAAGGAGAGAGGATCAGAAAAAGggaggacagagggagaaagggaatgGGAGGAACAGGAAACCTTAGATTTTTTCGTTGATAAAGagactgggaaagaaaagtttaatGACTCTGAAGGGGAGGACACAGAGGAGACAGAGGATTACAGACAGTTCAGAAAGTCTGTCCTGGCAGATCAGGGTAAAAATTTTCCTACTGCATCTCACCGGAatgctgaggaggaaggaaccAAATACAAATCTAAAATATCAATCAAGGGCAATAGAGAGAGCGATGGATTTAGAGATGAGAAAAGTTATAAGCTTAAAGAGACTGGCTATGTAGTGGAAAGGCCTAGTGCAACAAAAGATAAGCACAAGGAAGAAGACAAGAGTTCTGAGAGAATAATGATGAAGAAAGAAACTCAGTCACCTGAGCAGGTAAAGTCTGAAAAGCTCAAAGAACTCTTTGATTACAGTCCCCCTCTACACAAGAATCTGGATGCGAGAGAAAAATCCACCTTCAGAGAGGAGAGCCCACTTAGGATCAAAATGATAGCCAGTGACTCCCATCGTCCTGAAGTTAAACTCAAAATGGCACCGGTACCTCTTGACGATTCCAATAG ACCTGCTTCCTTGACTAAAGACAGGCTGCTTGCTAGCACACTTGTCCATTCCGTCAAGAAGGAGCAAGAGTTCCGATCCATCTTTGACCACATTAAGTTGCCACAGGCCAGCAAAAGCACGTCAGAGTCATTTATTCAGCACATTGTGTCGTTGGTTCACCACGTCAAAG AGCAATACTTCAAGTCAGCTGGAATGACCCTAAATGAGAGGTTCACTGCATATCAAAAAGCTACTGAAGAACACTGCACCCGGCAAAAGAGCCCAGAAATACATAG gAGGATTGACATCTCTCCAAGTACCCTGAGGAAGCATACCCGTTTAGCAGGTGAAGAGAGAgtctttaaagaagaaagtcaAAAA GGAGATAAAAAATTAAGGTGCGATTCTGCTGATCTTCGTCATGACATTGACCGACGTAGGAAAGAGCGAAGTAAAGAACGAGGAGACTCAAAGGGTTCCAGGGAATCCAGTGGGTCaaggaagcaggagaaaacTCCAAAAGATTACAAGGATTACAAATCTTACAAAGATGACAG taaacaaAAAAGAGATCAAGACCGTGCTCGGTCCTCCCCATCTTCCTCTCCATCTTCTTCTTCATCCAGTTCTCGAGAAGAAAAGGattgcaagaaagaaagagatgaagaGTTCAAAACCCACCATGAACAGAAAGAATACTCTGGTTTTGCAGGGGTCAACAGGCCAAGAGGCACCTTT TTTGGTTTGGCCCTCCTTTGTGTGTAA